AGCGTCACGACGACGCCGACCGACTCTTCGTCGCCGGCGGCGCGACCGTCTACGAGCAGTTCCTCCCCGCGCTGGATAGGTTGGTCGTGACCGAGATTCACGACGACCCCGACGGCGACACGCGGTTCCCCGACTGGGATCGAGACGCGTTCGAGACCGTCTCTCGAGACGAACGCGACGGATTCGGGTTTCTCGAGTACGCCCGTCGCGAGTGAGACGGCATCGAATTGGACGGCTCTTTGAAATTTACAGGGAGACCAGGGCGACTGCCTTGGGGTCGTACGGAAATCGAAGATTCCCGTGACTGAGCGAATCAGAGATTCGCGATGTCCGCGAAGCCTACAGCTTCGCTTGATGACGAGACGCTCTACGTCTCGAATCATTTGCCCCGGAGGTACTTTACGATCGAGGATTGCTTTTCGAAGCCGTGCTGAATATAGAGGATGAGTCAGCACACGCTGAATTCACTGTCTGTATCGTGTTACAAACGACGTGGCCGACTCAGAAAATGTGTTCAGCAGCGAGGTCAAGCGGTGTCGGTCGCGGAGCTTGGATTATCCACCACTGGTCAGATAAAGATAAGTCGCACAGACAGCAAGCACTGCTTCAGCAGCTTTTGTGATCACCGCGAATGGGTTGAGGTTTCCTTGCATGTAGAAGGCTTCTACTCCCCATCCTTGTACCGGAAAGAGTGCCAGAATCGTTACGATCGCGTATAGTGCCGCGACGAGGAACAACCACCGTCGCCAAAACCGGGTTACATAAAGAATAGCTCCTCCGATAAACCCGAGGCCGTTGAGGATAAAGAGAACGGCGAGTAGCAGGCTCATTTCGATCGCGTTCGTCGATGCCACCAAATGTAGTATACCCGTTATGAGTGCCATGAAAATGGCGAGATACCCGATCGGGTTGGACGGGCGGTTGAAAACCGATTCTGGATTCGCCGTATGGCTTGTTCCCATATTCACAATACTGTACACACATTGATGTAAAAACTGCTGGTTCAATCATCGAACCACGAAAGTGGTGACTCATTTTGAACGAGAAGTGTACGTATACGGACGGAAAACGCTAAATATCCGTTTCAAAATCACGCTCATAACAAGTTATGAAAATATCCCCGTGTTGCATTCCAGAACCACTCGTACATCGCTATTCAGCCTCCATGTATGACTGCTGACTACGCGCCGTGCATTCAGCACGCTTCATATATCAACTACCAGAAGTTTCAACAGAACCAATTAGACGGGATCGCCCTTTTCAGGACAGCTCCTCCCGATTGCGCATCGGCAGCTCCATATCATAATAGAATATTAAGAATACAACCACACACCAATACCGTCAAATACGGGGGTATTAGTATGTGTTACAGCGGATTCTCGGGAGATTCAAAACCCCCCGGTGCGAAGTCCCCCTATGGCAATTGATGAGTTCTCGGACGCGATCCGGGAGTTTGAACACGACGGCGAGACGTACAAGATGGCAGATCTCACAGTACTCGAGGAGCAGGGGCTCTGTGACCTCGAGAAACTGCCGGTGAGTATCCGCGTGCTGCTCGAGGCGGTCCTCCGAAATGCGGACGGCGACATGATCTCGGCACAGGACGTCGAAAACGCGGCCTCCTGGCAGCCCGAGGTTCCGGACGTCGAGGTTCCTTTCCAGCCGTCCCGCGTGGTTCTTCAGGACCTGACCGGCGTTCCGGCGGTCGTCGACCTCGCGGCGCTCCGATCGGCCGCGGACCGCGCGGACAAGGACCCCTCGATCGTCGAACCCGAAGTGCCCTGTGACCTCGTGATCGACCACAGCGTACAGGTCGACTACTTCGGCAGCGAGGACGCCTACGAACAGAACGTCGAACTCGAGTACGAGCGAAACGAAGAGCGATATCGTGCGATCAAGTGGGCCGAACAGGCCTTCGAGGACTTCAACGTCGTCCCGCCGGGGACGGGGATCGTTCACCAGGTCAACTTGGAGCACCTCGGCGAGGTCGTCCACGCGCGCGAAGAGGACGGCGAGCAGTGGCTCCTGCCCGACACCCTCGTCGGCACGGACAGCCACACGCCGATGATCAACGGCATCGGCGTCGTCGGCTGGGGCGTCGGCGGGATCGAGGCCGAAGCAGCCCTTCTGGGCCAGCCGATCACCATGACCCTCCCCGAGGTCGTCGGAGTCGAACTCACGGGTGAACTCCCCGAGGGCGCAACCGCGACGGACCTCGTGCTCCACATCACGGAGAAGCTCCGCCAAGTCGGCGTCGTCGACAAGTTCGTCGAATTCTACGGCGACGGCGTCTCTCAGCTCTCGGTCGCCGACCGCGCGACCATCTCGAACATGTCGCCCGAGCACGGCTGTACAATCTCTATGTTCCCCGTCGACGAGAAGACGCTCGACTACCTCGAGCTGACCGGTCGCGACGAGGACCACATCGAACTCGTCCGCGAGTATTTGGAAGCACAGGGCCTGTTCGGCGACCACGATCCGGAGTTTACCGAGACGGTCGAGTTCGACCTCGGCTCCGTCGAGCCCAGCCTCGCGGGCCACAAGAAGCCCCACGCTCGCATCCCGATGGGCGACTTAGACGAGCACTTCCCGACGCTGCTCGAAGAGCAGGGCGTCATTCCCTCGGGTGCCGCAGAGAGCGACGGCGGACTCGTCGCGAAAGAACAGCCCGGACTCGACGAGAAGATCCCCGTCACGCTCGAGGACGGCACCGAGGTCGAGATCGGCCACGGCTCCGTCCTCGTCAGCGCGATCACGAGCTGTACGAACACCTCGAACCCGTCCGTAATGGTCGCGGCCGGCCTGCTCGCACGCAACGCACTCGAACAGGGCCTCGACGTCCCCGACTACGTCAAGACCAGTCTCGCACCCGGCAGCAAGGTCGTCACGGAGTACCTCAAACAGGCCGACCTGCTCGAGGACCTCGAGGGCTTGGGCTACCACGTCGTCGGCTACGGCTGTACGACCTGTATCGGTAATGCTGGCCCGCTGGCGGAGCCGATCGAGGCCGCCATCGACGAACACGACCTCTGGACGACCAGCGTCCTCTCGGGTAACCGGAACTTCGAGGCCCGAATCCACCCGAAAATCCGCGCGAACTACCTCGCCAGCCCGCCGCTGGTCGTCGCCTACGGCCTCGCGGGCAAGATGGACATCGACCTCGAGACCGAGCCGATCGGCACGAACGACGACGGCGAGGAAATCTTCCTCGAAGATATCTGGCCGGATCCGGAAGAGGTTCGCCAAACGATCCACGAGAGCGTCTCCGCCGAACTGTTCAAAGACAAGTACGCGAGCGTCTTCGAAGGCGACGACCGCTGGGAAGCGCTCGACGCACCCACCGGCGACGTCTACGAGTGGGATTCGGAGTCGACCTACATCCGCGAGCCGCCGTTCTTCCAGGACTTCCCGCTCGAGGAACCCGGCGTCGAAGACATCGCGGACGCGCGCTGTTTACTCACGCTCGGTGACACGGTCACGACCGACCACATCAGTCCGGCCGGACCGTTCAGCGAGGATCTGCCCGCCGGCCAGTGGCTCTCCGAGCGCGGCGTCGAACCGTACGAGTTCAACACCTACGGCTCCCGCCGCGGGAACCACGAGGTCATGATGCGTGGCACCTTCGCGAACGTCCGCATCGAGAACCAGTTGTTAGACGGGAAGGAGGGTGGCTACACGATTCACCACCCGACCGAAGAAGAGACCACCGTCTTCGAAGCCTCCGAGCGCTACCGCGACGAGGACACGCCGCTCATCGTCATGGCCGGCGAAGAGCTCGGGACCGGCTCGAGTCGCGACTGGGCAGCCAAAGGGACCGACCTGCTCGGCATCCGCGCGACCATCGGTCAGAGCTACGAGCGGATCTACCGTGACAACCTCCTCGGCATGGGCGTCCTGCCGCTGCAGTTCGAGGACGGTGAGGGCTGGGAGGAACTCGGCCTCGACGGCTCGGAGTACTTCGACATCAAGGGACTCGACGACGGCCTCGAGCCGAACGCCGAACTCACCGTCGTCGCCGAGGACGACGACGGCGAGACGACCGAGTTCGACGTGACCGCACAGGTCGGCACCCCCGCCGCAGTCAAGTACGTCGAAAACGGCGGCGTACTTCACCTCGTGCTCCGCCGCATGCTGACGGAGTAAAGGACTCGAGTCTCGGCCTTTCGCGTTCATTTTTCCGCCGATCGATCATCGCGGTATCTTACCGGTCCGTTTCCTGATTTATTCCTAAATAATGAGTGTAGTATATATCCGCTGGAAGCGTTCATACTACCTGAGGAATAATGTCAACAGAAACTACTGAGGAGTCGTACGCCGAGTTCCCGCTCGATGTCGACTGGCAACTGATCGGGATCACCGGCGGTATCGTGGCAGTACTCGGCGTACTCGCAATCGCGTTCCCCCTCGCGACAGGGCTCTCCGTAACCTACGCGCTGAGTGCCCTCCTCATCGTGAGTGGACTCGTTCACGGGGCGGCCGCGTTCTCGAACCGCGGCTGGAGCGGCACGGTCTGGCAACTCGTGCTCGCCGCCGTCGCCGTCCTCGCGGGTATCGTCCTCCTCGCGAATCCGGTCCTCGGACTCGCGTCGCTTACCGTCCTCGTCATCGGCTACTTGCTCGTCGACGGACTGGTGGAACTCGCCGCGAGCATCCGGATGAGCGGGCAGGAGGGGAGAGGCTACATCGCAGCTAGCGGGGTCCTCTCGCTCGTCCTCGCCGGATTCCTCTGGGCCGGATTCCCCGCTGACTCGGCCTGGGTCGTCGGGCTGCTCGTCGGCGTGAGTCTGCTCATGACCGGGTTCTCGATGGTCCTCGTCTCCATGTCCGGTCGCCGGATCGAGAAAGACCTCGATGCGGGCGTGGTCGGATCGCGAAAGGCTTGAATCGCCATTTTTTCGTCGAACCGATTTCGACGTGCCGTCTCGGTTGCTCGTCAGCCAGATTGTTGTCGGCGGGGCGATCGAGCCAAAAATTGATGTCCGGCTCCGTGACGGGTTCGCGTACCCCGCGTTTTTACAATCGCCGTTCGTAGAAGACCCTATGACCAACCCGACCCAGCGCAATCGGCTCGATGAAGAGGAGAGCCCCTATCTGCGCCAGCACGCGGACAACCCCGTCAACTGGCAGCCGTGGGACGACCAGGCCCTCGAGGAAGCCAGAGAACGCGACGTGCCGATCTTCCTCTCGATCGGCTACTCGGCGTGTCACTGGTGTCACGTCATGGAAGACGAGAGCTTCGCGGACGAGGAGGTCGCCGACCTGCTCAACGAGAACTTCGTCCCGATCAAGGTCGATCGCGAGGAGCGCCCGGACGTCGACAGCATCTACATGACCGTCGCCCAGCTCGTCACCGGTCGGGGCGGCTGGCCCCTCTCCGCGTGGCTCACGCCCCAGGGAAAGCCGTTCTACGTCGGGACCTACTTCCCGAAGGAGGCCAAGCGAGGCCAGCCCGGCTTCCTCGACGTCCTCGAGCAACTCGCGAACTCCTGGGAGCAGGACCGAGACGAGGTCGAGAACCGCGCCCAGCAGTGGACCGACGCGGCGAAAGACCGACTCGAGGAGACGCCCGACTCCGTGGCCCAGGCGGAGCCGCCCTCGAGCGAGGTGCTCACTACGGCGGCCGACGCCGCGCTCCGGAGTGCGGACCGCCAGCACGGCGGTTTCGGCTCCGGCGGGCCGAAATTCCCTCAGCCCTCGAGACTCCACGTCCTCGCCCGCGCGTACGACCGGACGGGTCGCGAACAGTTTCGCGAGGTACTCGAGGAGTCCTTAGACGCGATGGCCGCGGGCGGGCTATACGACCACGTCGGCGGTGGCTTTCACCGCTACTGCGTCGACGCCGACTGGACGGTCCCGCACTTCGAGAAGATGCTGTACGACAACGCGGAGATTCCGCGCGCGTTCCTTGCGGGCTATCAGCTGACGGGCGACGACAGGTACGCCGAGGTGACGGCGGAAACCCTCGAGTTCGTCGATCGAGAGCTGACCCACGAGGAGGGCGGCTTCTTCAGTACGCTCGACGCCCAGAGCAAGACGGAAGACGGCGAGAAAGAGGAGGGCGTCTTCTACGTGTGGACACCGGACGAAATAAGCGAGGTGCTCGAGGAAGAGACGGACGCGGAACTGTTCTGCGCCCGCTACGACATTACCGAGTCGGGCAACTTCGAGGGGACGAACCAGCCCAACCGCGTCCGTTCGATTCCGGATCTCGCCGACGAGTTCGACCTCGCGGAAGACGATACCGAACAGCGACTCGAGTCCGCCCGCAAAGCACTGTTCGAAGCCCGCGAACGACGCCCGCGCCCCAACCGCGACGAGAAGGTACTCGCGAGCTGGAACGGCCTGCTGATTAACACCTGCGCCGAAGCGGCGCTCGTCCTGGGCGAGGACGAGTACGCCGAGATGGGCGTTGACGCCCTCGATTTCGTCCGAGAACGGCTCTGGGATGCGGACGAGGGGCGTCTCGCACGGCGCTACAAGGACGGGGATGTCAAGGTCGACGGCTACCTCGAGGACTACGCCTTCCTCGCTCGCGGTGCCCTCCGGTGTTACGAGGCGACCGGAGACGTGGATCACCTCGCGTTCGCGCTCGACCTCGCGCGAACCATCGAGGCCGAGTTCTGGGACGAGGAACGCGGAACGCTCTACTTTACCCCCGAGAGCGGCGAGTCGCTCGTCACCCGACCCCAGGAACTCGACGACCAGTCGACGCCGTCCGCGACCGGCGTCGCGCTCGAAACCCTGCTCGCACTCGACGGTTTTGCCGCCGACGAAAACTTCGAGAAGATCGCGTCGACCGTCCTCGAGACCCACGCAAACCGGATCGAGGCGAACTCGCTCCAGCACGCCTCGCTCTGTCTCGCCGCGGATCGACTCGAGGCGGGCGCACTCGAGATCACCATCGCCGCGGACGAACTCCCCGCGGCGTGGCGCGACCGCTTTGCGGCGGAGTACCGTCCCGATCGGCTGTTCGCCCTTCGACCGCCGACCGCGGAAGGGCTGGAGTCCTGGCTCGAGCAATTAGGACTCGAAGAGGCCCCCGCGATCTGGGCCGGTCGCGAGGCCCGCGACGGCGAGCCAACGCTGTACGTCTGCCGAGATCGGACGTGTTCGCCGCCGACGCACGATATCGAGGACGCGCTCGAGTGGTTGGGCGACAACGCTAACGCTGTCGAATCGGATAGCACATCGCTCGACGAGCCGGAGAGTCCGTTCTAACGTCGATCGCTGCTGTCACTCGCGAGCATGTGAAAAAACGGTACCGAAACGGCGGTCTCGAGTCGAGTCTAGAGCTCTTTCTCAAGTTGCTCGGCTAACCAGATCGCCGGCGGGAGATCCTCCGACTCGACAAATCGCGTCACTGCTTCTCCGTCGTCGGTCTCGACGACGACGGTCGGGATGTACTCGATGTCGTATTCGGAGACGCCGGGGCCCTGTTTGTCCTTGTCGAGCGCAAACTCCTCGATTCGGTCGTCTGGGACGCCGGCAGCCTCGAGTGCGGCCCCCAGATCCGGAAGCAGTTTCCGGCAGTCCTTACACCAGTCGCCGCCCCATACCTTGTATACCAGTTCGTCGTTGTGCGCTGTGAGCGTGTCGACAGCCTCCTGGTAGGAGGCTTCGTCCCACGTCGGATTCGGCTGCATGGTCTCGAGACTCATAGCCGGAGGTAGTGAGTCCGGGGGCTTAACGACGGTGTTTGTGGCAGGCCGTTCGCTCGGGACGACGGCGTTCGTCCGATATCTCGTACGGAAGAGACGGGTCGAGGACCCGACCGACAGTCCGAAGCAATTTTCACACTAACCACAAACATTATCACTATGGTATTCGACTCGACCGCTCACTCGGATCACGAGCAGGTATCGTACTTTACGGACCCCGAAACCGGGCTACAGGCGATCGTTGCGATCCACGACACGACGCTCGGACCGAGCCTCGGCGGGACGCGAATGCTCGATTACGCCTCCGAAGATGCCGCCCTCGAGGACGTGTTGCGACTCTCCCACGCGATGACGTACAAAGCGGCCGCGGCCGACCTCCCGCTGGGCGGCGGAAAAGCGGTTATCCTCGGCGATCCCGACGATCTCTCGAGCGAGGCCCTGTTCGAGGCCTACGGCCGGGCCGTCGACTGTCTCGCGGGCCGCTACATCACGTCGGTCGACGTCAACTCCGGCGTCGAGGATATGGACGTGGTCGCTCGAGAGACCGACCACGTCGTCGGAACGAGCGATGGGTTGGGCGATCCGTCGCCGATCACGGCTCACGGCGTCTTTCACGGAATCAGAGCCTGCGCGGAGTCCGTCTACGGAACGCGGTCGATGGACGGCCGCGATGTCGTGATCCAGGGGCTCGGTAAAGTCGGCCGATCGCTCGCCGAGGAACTGCTCGCCGACGGAGCCTCGGTAACGGTTACCGACGTCGACACCGAGGCCGTCGATGCATTCGCCGAGGAGTACGACGTCGAAACTATCGATCCAGAAGCGGTCTACAGCCAGTCTTGCGATGTCTTTGCACCCTGTGCCGTCGGCGGTGTTGTCAACGACGAGACGATCCCGCAACTCGACTGTGACATCGTCGCAGGCGGGGCGAACAACATCCTCGCCGAACGACGACACGCGGCCGTGCTTCGGGAGCAGGACATTCTGTACGCCCCGGACTACGTGATCAACGGTGCCGGGCTGATCACGGTCGCCAAGGAGTATCTTGGCGGGACCCGCGAGGAAGCCTACGAGGAGGCGGCCGCACTCGGTGACCGGCTGCTCGAGATGATCGAACTCGCCGACGAGCGGGACACGACGGTGCTCGACGCGGCCGACGCGTACGCCGAAAACCGCATCGAGGGCGGCGAACGGATGCCGACGATTCCGACGTAACTCGACTTCATTTTCGCGATCGCGTTTCGAGACCGTGCCGATCCCGATATCCGATACACCGGCACGTCCTGCCAGTGTCCAGCATCGGTTTATGGCTCGACTCCCTAGGTGTTGGCAATGAAAGGGAGTATCCTGGACACGATCGGCTCGCCGCTCGTCCAGGTCGACTCGCCGGAAGGCGTGACCGTCGCCGCGAAGGTCGAATCCTTCAATCCCGGCGGCTCGGCCAAAGATCGGCCGGCCCTCCAGATGATCCGGGCGGCCGAACGCGACGGCACGATCGAACCCGGCGACCGGCTCGTCGAACCGACCAGCGGAAACACTGGAATCGGTCTCGCGCTGGTCTGTGCGGCCCGAGACTACGATCTGACGATCGTGATGCCGTCGGACAAATCCGCGGAACGTCGCCGAATCATGGCAGCCTACGGCGCCGACCTCGAGTTAGTCGACGGCAACATGGAAACGGCCCGCGCTCGAGCCGACGAACTCGAGGCGGAGGGTGCGATCCAGCTAGGCCAGTTCGAGAACCCGGCAAATCCCGAGGCTCATTACCAGACGACCGGGAACGAGATCGTCGAACAGGTCGGCGACCGCGAGATCGACGCCTTCGTCGCCGGCGTCGGCACCGGCGGCACGATTTCGGGCACCGGCCGCCGACTCCGCGAGGAGTTCCCGGAGATGGATATCGTCGCCGTCGAACCGGCCACGAACGCCGTCCTCTCGACGGGCGAGGCCGGCGACGACGACTTCCAGGGGATGGGACCTGGCTTCGTCAGCGACAACCTCGATCTCGACCTGATCGATCGCGTCGAGACCGTCGAACTCGAGGAGGCCGAAGCCGAGTGTCGTCGCCTCGCACGCGAGGAAGGCGTCCTCGTCGGCCAATCCAGCGGCGCGACGAGTCTGATCTCACAACAGATCGCTCGCGAAATCGCCGAGCCTACCCTCGACTGTCCCGAGGTGCCGGGCGCGTTCGACGAACCGGCCGCGACGCCGGAGCCGGACGGTGGCGAACAACTCGACGACTGCCCGCTCGTCGTGACTGTCTTCTGGGACAGCGGCGAGCGATACCTCTCGACGGGGCTGTTCGACTGAAAACGCCTCGAGCGGGGCGAACACCCCCGACTGGTTGCACGATGAAATGGGGTGCCCCAAACACCAAAACCGCTCTTTCACCTTGGCCAACGTACTTTACCCGTCTCCGTCTACGTCATCAGTGATGACGGAGTCCTCCAGACGAACGCTACTGTGTGCTAGTGCCGGCCTGCTCACCCTCTCAGCCGGCTGTCTCGACGAATTCGGCGGCGCGACGAGCGACGACAGCCCGGCGGACGACGATTCCGATGGGAACGGTCCGGGGTCCAGTGGTAATGAGACCGACTCCACTGCTACCGGGGATCTCGAGAGCACGGACAACGTGTCCTTCGACCACACGGACGTGCCGATGGAGCCCGAAGCGACGCTCGTCACCAGCGCGGACCGCGCCGACAGATGGCTCGACGACCACGAGTTCGCCGACGACGTGATTCCCGAGTTCGTCGAGGAAACGTTGTTCGAGGAGTCGGTGCTGATCGCCCTCGAGAGCGACGCGCCGACCCTCTGTTATGAGATGGTACTCGAGGAGGTAACGCTCGAGGAGACCGACGAATCCGACGACGGCGACGCTCAACTCTCGCTCGACGCAGCGGTGATCGACGAATCCGACGACGATGAGGTGTGTGCACAGCAGATGATCGCCGTCGGTCAACTCGTCCGCGCGACGTTCGACGGCGAACCCGCGACCAGCGCGTCGGTGACGATCGACGATGCCGACGGTGAGACACACGAATTTACCATCGACGTCGAGAGCGATAGCGACGAGTCTTGATCGGACCGACTCCGTCTGGATGACAGCTCAAGGTGCGTGTTCGGCTTCGGTGAGTCGAACGACCAGCGTCTCCTCGACATCACGAAGGTCGTACTCCGGAAGTTCGCCGTCGGTTCGGCGGACGTACAGCGGTTCGACGAGACGCCACTGCGAGCCGACGAACCCTACAGTATCGCTCGACTCGGTTCCGTCGGCCGGACTCGAGTCGGACTCGCCGTCGGCATCCGGGTCACTCGTCTCAGCCGACTCGGCCGATGCCGTCGCCGCTCCGGCAGGGGTCCCACCGTCGCTCGCCGCGCTCGACTGTTCCGTGCCGTCCGGCTCCGGTCCGACTCGCTCGAGACCGTAGATCTTGCAGAACTCGGCCGTTTCGGCCGATTCGACGGCGCCGTTGCGGAGTTCCGTGGCGAGCGGCCGCGAGAGCCACTCGTCGTCGCTGACGCTGGGTTCCTGGACGAGCGCTTCGTCGACGAAGCGAGTGAGATACCAGTTCAGGTCGTTCAACAGCGAGATAGCAGCGCCGACGCTGACCGTCTGGAGGGCGATCGAGTTCTCGAAGGGGCGCTCGAGGTCGTACGTCGAGAGCGCCTCGCGGGACGTCTCCCGGGAGAGGAGTTCGTACTGGAGGTTACAGTCGGCCGTCCCGATGAGACAGACGCGCGTCACTGGTTTTCCTTCGGTGCGTCGGCGTAATGTGGGTTTCGCTCCCCGTCGGGAGGGAAGCGAACCGAAGTCGATCAGTCGTCGCTCGCGAACCTGTCGATGTGTTCGACATCGAGGTTGCTGACCGGTACGTCCTGCCCGATCGTGAACTCGGAGGTCGCGCCGCAGTCGTAACATTCGATGACGATCTCGGTTTCGTGAGCGAGAATCCCAGCGTCCGTGTCGCCGCTGCAGGCCGGACACGAAAGCCAGTCCTGAAATCGGTAATCGACTTCTGTCATGCGCTTCTATCGAGCGGGTAATCACTCGAAATCCGAGTAGTCCGCCGTTGACCGATCAATTCGTTTTTGTGGGGTGGGCTACTCAGTCGAAATCCGCGACAGACGATAACAATACTCGCCGAAGAATCTTTTCGTTGCCGCGGCGAATCCGATCGGAGAGCGCTTGACGGCTGATGTCGAGCTCCGCCCCCAGTTCGTCGAGATCGGCCTCGCTCGGCGTCTCGAAGTAGCCGTTTCGGAGCGCGAGGACGAGCGCCTCGCGCTGTTCTTCGGAGAGGCCAAAGCGGTGGCCGCGATCCGAGTCCTCGGTCAGCGTGTACGTTCGCTCGACGTGGACGGTGATCTCGTGGTCCGTCAGATAGTTGTAGAGCGTCGTGAGCTTCTCGTGGTCGTTGAACCGCAGGCGGAACATCCAGTTCCCGTTCGCGCGGCCCTCGAGGACGGTCGCCTCCGTGGCGGCGATGCCCGTCAGCAGGCCGTCGTCGTCGTGGTCCTCCCATTCGATGCGGTAGAGGCCGCTCTTGCCGATCCTGTCGACGGCTAACAGCTCCTTGACGTACTTGCTCCCCCGAACCGTCGACTCGAACGACGGCAGGTCGTTGCCGGTCGCCCAGACGAACGGCATGATCTCGTTCTCGGTCGGGACGATGCGCTCGAGTTCGAGGACGACGTTCGGCGTGCTCGACAGGGCCTGCCCGAGAACGAACTCCTCCGGTTCGATGGAAAACTCCAGAATAACGCTCATACCGACTCAACCCGCGCCACCATCGTAGCCGTTGCTATCGTGGCGATGCGTGAGACTACGGCTCGACCAGTTCGGCGTTTCGAGCGGCTTCTTCGGCCCGCTCGAGCAGGTCCTCGGGTTCCGCGTTCAGGAGCGGCTCCAGACGAGCGTTCGTCTCGACGCGATCCGGTGCGACACGATTACAGCCGGCGTTGATCGTCGAGTCGGTGTAGGTGCCGATCTCACGGGCCCTCGCAACGATGTCCTGCTTGTCCAACGTCAGCAGCGGGCGGTGGATCGGCAGGCGAGCGGCGCGACTCGTCACGCCGAGGTTCCGGACGGTCTGGCTGGACTTCTGTCCCACGGCTTCGCCGGTGACGATCCCGTTAGCGTTGACGCGCTCCGCCAGTGTCTCGGCGGCCCGGTAGAAAAAGCGACGCAGGGAGAGCATTCGCCCCTGCTCCATCTCGCTGACCAGCAGATCCACCGTCTCGCCCCCCGGAATCTTGTACACTTGCATGTCGAAATTGGGCGCGTACCGCGAGAGCTTCCGTACGGTTTCCATCGCACGCGCCTCGTGGTCGATACCGCCGTAGGCCCCGAGATCGACGTACGCCGGCACGATGGGACAGCCGCGTTTCATCATCTCGTAGGCCGCGACCGGCGAGTCGATGCCGCCGCTGACAAGCGCGATCACCGGCTCTTGAGCGCCGAGTGGCAATCCGCCAGGACCCGGAACGTGCTCGAGGTAGACGAACGCGAACTCCTCGCGTACCTCGACGCCGAAGGTGATGTCCGGATCGTCGAGGTCAACTTCGGGGTGGAACTCGTCTTCG
Above is a window of Natronorubrum tibetense GA33 DNA encoding:
- a CDS encoding PLP-dependent cysteine synthase family protein is translated as MKGSILDTIGSPLVQVDSPEGVTVAAKVESFNPGGSAKDRPALQMIRAAERDGTIEPGDRLVEPTSGNTGIGLALVCAARDYDLTIVMPSDKSAERRRIMAAYGADLELVDGNMETARARADELEAEGAIQLGQFENPANPEAHYQTTGNEIVEQVGDREIDAFVAGVGTGGTISGTGRRLREEFPEMDIVAVEPATNAVLSTGEAGDDDFQGMGPGFVSDNLDLDLIDRVETVELEEAEAECRRLAREEGVLVGQSSGATSLISQQIAREIAEPTLDCPEVPGAFDEPAATPEPDGGEQLDDCPLVVTVFWDSGERYLSTGLFD
- a CDS encoding DUF5804 family protein, whose translation is MTRVCLIGTADCNLQYELLSRETSREALSTYDLERPFENSIALQTVSVGAAISLLNDLNWYLTRFVDEALVQEPSVSDDEWLSRPLATELRNGAVESAETAEFCKIYGLERVGPEPDGTEQSSAASDGGTPAGAATASAESAETSDPDADGESDSSPADGTESSDTVGFVGSQWRLVEPLYVRRTDGELPEYDLRDVEETLVVRLTEAEHAP
- a CDS encoding helix-turn-helix domain-containing protein; translation: MSVILEFSIEPEEFVLGQALSSTPNVVLELERIVPTENEIMPFVWATGNDLPSFESTVRGSKYVKELLAVDRIGKSGLYRIEWEDHDDDGLLTGIAATEATVLEGRANGNWMFRLRFNDHEKLTTLYNYLTDHEITVHVERTYTLTEDSDRGHRFGLSEEQREALVLALRNGYFETPSEADLDELGAELDISRQALSDRIRRGNEKILRRVLLSSVADFD
- a CDS encoding tRNA sulfurtransferase, with translation MHPPGADTVLLRHGDVNTKSNTVKRYMEEILVENLEALLADRSIPGDVEQRWNRPLIHTTEASVAEATAAATDAFGIVSASPALVVSTEKDRILEALVETARERYTGGTFAIDARRADKTLPYDSEDLAREGGTAIWKAVEDEFHPEVDLDDPDITFGVEVREEFAFVYLEHVPGPGGLPLGAQEPVIALVSGGIDSPVAAYEMMKRGCPIVPAYVDLGAYGGIDHEARAMETVRKLSRYAPNFDMQVYKIPGGETVDLLVSEMEQGRMLSLRRFFYRAAETLAERVNANGIVTGEAVGQKSSQTVRNLGVTSRAARLPIHRPLLTLDKQDIVARAREIGTYTDSTINAGCNRVAPDRVETNARLEPLLNAEPEDLLERAEEAARNAELVEP